In Colletotrichum destructivum chromosome 1, complete sequence, the sequence GGTGAAAGTGGTGATCGAATCGATCTGGTGATAGCCTCGTTGTTTCgttttgtttgttgttgctgtttATGGAGGAATATCGTGGGCAAGGGCCCTGGGGGCCAAAGTGGTCAAGGTGCCTTTGGTGGGCAGGCACCCAGGTGAGGCAAGTGGGACCCAAGCCGCTGTTTAACTCCGACATTCCATCCTTATGTCCGATAAGCTTCAGAACCAACATTTATCATTGTCGTATAATTGACAGAAAAGCGATTGCAATGGACACAGACGGAGCGAGATAAAAAATTGTGTTTCATAGCCAACCCGTGCGTCCCCGGATCTTTATCAGATATCCGCTGGTACTCGATCTCCGTGATCCCCGTCGACGGTCTCAAGAGGGGTTGCTTTGGTTTGGCTACGTAACTCAGTCGGCGACTCGGGGTGTTAAGCGTCGCTCCGGGGAGTCTCAACCGCAGCTTTACCTGACtgtcctttttttttttttttttttttttgctgtTCTGCATGTGTTGTCATCGGTGGAATCGTCTGCTCAACATAACTACTGGGTTGCGCGTATCATGGAATCAACCCCTGCTCCGAGACACTCAAGTCCTGAAACTTGACCGTTCGGCTATACCAGCCACATGATAAGGTCGTGTCCTTACCCCAAAGAACCATCTCCCACCATCTCAGCTTTTGAGTCGGTGGCGTGGAGGGCAATAAGAGCATGCAATTTCAAGATCGTGGCCGTGGCAGCTCAACTTCGAGCTCTTCCCACTGGCGTCGTCCTGTTGTGACTCACACCGCATCGCTAGACGCAGATGTCCTTTATAAATAGGAGGGTTGAGAACAGGACGAAAAACAAATGCTACTCAATGGTTTTGCTAGCCGAGGTCATTTGTCACATATTTCGGTGCCACAGTGTTTCATGCAGCCGCAGGCCCAGACATAATTATAATTCGTTTGACGCCCATGTGGAATCGTCAACGTCGATCACACAAAGTATGGAAGACAGCTGAGACGCTTCTAAAGACGTGCAGAGCTACGTAATAATGGGTTGCGATATGTACGCGATGAGATATAAGAGTCTCGTCACTCCGCGCATTCAATTGTCCATCATCAAGCCATCCGCTTCTTAGTCCTTCATCTGCATATTAGTTCCTTTTATTGTTGCTGGTCAACTTCATCTACCGAATAAATTCAAAACTCATACCTTTCTCATCGATATGCATGTCACCGTTTCTACCGTTCTAGTCGCCGTGTTCGCCATGGGCAATCTTGTAGCCGCTGCGCCAGTACGAAACCACTTCTACGCTCTTGACTGATAGGGTCTTTCTGGGTGGAGACAACCTTGATGCTAACGTCTTCACAGCAAAACAATGCCCGGGAACGCTTCAAGCAGCAGAACTGCCAAAGCCAGGCTTGCATTGACTCCGTTGACTCGGGCTGCCCACTCAGCAACATCAACTTCGTGCTTGGCGGTTGTGACGACCCCAGTCAGTGACATCTTCGAAGATGACATTGACAGAGAATGTCAGAGTCTATCATCAGTTGGAGAGTGCGTGGAAAGAACAAGAGCTGGATTCCGTAATCCATAGCTGCTTGACTCGCCGAGAAACAGTTGCGTCTAGGTGGCAAGTCAGTAGTCAAGACCTAACTATTTCCGAGCCACTGGGTTTGCCCTTACTACATTTGACGTTACCGACGGGTAACTTTAAAACTTATGATTAGTGAAGATGTGAGAAGTTGCAGTAGCTCGACACGAATTTGTATTTCTGATTGAGCCGAATTCGTCTCAGATTAGCAACGGACATTTAAGAGTATAAAATTCCTGTCTTGATACGTGCGTATTCATCATAACTAGGCCCATTGTCATAGATGTCAACGATCCATTCACTTAGCTAGATTGTAGTATAGTTGCTCGAAAACCGTGAAAAACTTTGACTTACTCGCGCTGTTCCGTGAGGAGAATGGCAAGTATGTGCCTTATGTCGCTGGCCGGAGAGCCAAAAGAAATTAACTGCGTTGTTTCATAGCAACACGATGCTTGTTATTCGGGCTTTATAAATAATTCTGGGACCAAACTTGCTTGAAACCAGGCAACGACTGCACGTCTACTTCTCTAATTCTAGACAAAGGTCTAGAATGAACAGGTGTGGTGGAACGTAGCAGCGGTTGAGACCTTTTGCTGCGTAGAGTATTGACTTTGTCCAAACTAGGCAAACAAATCAGCCTGGTCCGTCACGTCATAAGAACTTCAAGGTTAGGGGATCATCGGATGAGTGTCGATAAATATGGGTGCTTCTGCTCCCTCATTTCGCTGCGGCAAACGGCAAGGGCTGGTGGTAGAATGTACGGTTCCGTCTCCGGCTCCGAGAGCCGAAGGACATTCGCCTTTTCACAtctccgtctcgggcggACCGCACAGTTTCCGTCCCTGTCGTGCCTCATCGGAGTAAGTAGAAGGTCACAACTCATTTCTGCGATGTTTCTACTGAATTCGGATTGTGGATTACGTCGTAGGGGTCTCGGGATGTTTCGTTGAAGACCAGAACCTTGCCGACCGGACGACTCCAATTGTTAGCCCGCGGCCAGCTGTGAGCCGGTGCTCCAACCTAACTGGTCCATTCGTCATCCCAAAGCTGCCAGAGAAACACGCATCTCGCGTCAGTACGGTTTCACACCGCACTCAACCGGTTCAGCTGCCCGGTTTGGATTGGGGGATTCCGATGTTGCGGGACGGAGTCGGTGTATCTGCCTTGATGTATATGAAGAATAAGATTCTTGTTGGAAATAGGGACGAGAAACTCTGTCGTTATTCTTCGACAGTTTCAATGCGTAAACATGGATGTCTTAAAAACGAATCCCTTCTATCTCGGTGGTGCCCTCGTGTCCATCGCACTGGCTGCAGTATGCTTTTGCATCACAGACATGCTACAGCATTCTTTGACTAACAAGAACATAGTACATATACGCCGGTCTCACGAACCCGCTGTCGGATGTTCCAGGGCCATGGTACACCAGGTTCACGACGCTGCCCTCGACATTCAAGGTCATCACGGCTCACCACCCCGACTGGATCCATGACTTGCACGCAAAATATGGTCCAGTGGTGCGATACAGCCCACACGAGGTCGACATCTCTGATCCGCAAACATGCCAACGCATCCACAGCGTCAAGACAGGCTTCCTCAAGTCTCCCTTCTACTCCCTTCTCATCACCGACTCCTCGAGCGTCTTCAATGAGATCCGTCCAGAGATTCATTGGAAGTACAAGCGGCTCTTGTCGAACCCTATGTCGGAGACGGGCTTGAAGACTTTCCTGCCCCGCATTGATAGCAAAGTGCGCCTCGCAATTGAGCGCATTCGCGACGAGAACAAAACACGCGGAGCAGCCGACATCGCCAAGTGGTTCatgtttctttcttttgaCGTTATTGGTGACCTGGCGTTCGGCGAGTCTTTTGGCAACTTGGAAAGCGGCAAGGTGTGTTATTTTGGACCGCAAAAGTTAAGAGACGGTTATCTAACCAACAACGTTGCATGCAGAAAAATCGCTCTGTCAACGACTTCGTCAGCTTAggcttcgtcggcggtcTCCGGTCCATGTTTCCCACCATCGCCAAAATCTCCCTCTATCTGCCAATTCCCGTTTTCAAGGAGGCCACCGCCATTCAATATCGAACTTTTGACTATGCTCAGGGCGCGCTCAACCGCCACGCCAAGCGCGTGGAAGAAACAGGCTCCGATCCCCACCCGACTGTGTTCTCAAAGCTCTACAACGCcggagaggaggagacaTGGACGCCGATAGAGATACGCGACAACGCCCAGGTATTTATTGTCGGCGGCAGTGACACCACCGCCAATTCTATGATCTACCTCGTCTGGGCCGTTTGCAAGATCcccgagatcaaggccaAGCTTCTGAAGGAGCTGGACACTCTTCCGGATAACTACGGCTacgacgagctcaaggagTTGACGTACGTGAACTGGATCGTCAATGAGACTTTGCGGCTTTACACGGCACTGCCATGCGGTCTTCCTCGACTGGTACCGCCCGGCGGAGCAGAGCTTGCTGGCCAGTTCGTTCCTGGTGGGTTCACCGTGACCACGCAGGCGTACAGTCTGCACCGTGACGAGCATGCTTTCCCCGACCCATATCGATTCTACCCCGAGAGATGGGAAAACACCACCCAGGAGATGAGGGATTGTACCATGCCATTTGGGGGTGGAGCCAGAAGTACGTTTCCATGTTTTGCCAAATTTCGCGTCATCTATGGCTCGGCGTTAACCTTTCTCACAGCTTGCCTGGGCCGACACTTGGCGCGGATTGAACTTCGCCTAATCACCGCCCGATTTTTCAAGGCTTTTCCAAACGCAACGGTGTCTGGTATAGAGGGAATGTGTGACAAGGATATGGAGCCAGCATTGCACTTTCTGATGGTCCCGAGTGGACATCGTTGTTTGATCAAGCTGAACGAGTGAAGACATCGCACGGCATTTTTGCCTATAGATCAGATCTGAATGTGGAATACATGGTGGGAAATAGAATGGAAAGTAACGCCGATCTTAATCCCAGCTCATCTTTTTCTAAGCAGGAAGCAAGTGGAAAGGGAAACAACTCATGACTACCAAATAACAGGGCTGTATCTTTTTGGAAAAAACGAGACCTGTCTGTTACACAAATGGCGAGAGAGGCATTCGAAATTTCTTTGGCTCACCCATCACAGTCTATCCCACTTAGCAGGGTCGTACACGTCCACGCAGCTGATGTACTCTTCACCAGCCGCCACCCAGTCCTTGATGCCACCCAACAGGACGACACTGCTCATTTTGTCATCCTTTTGGTCCACAAGGTAGTCGTTGAACCATCCTGCCGCTCGTGTACCACGACCTTGAGACGAGCCTTGCGGAGTTGCTGCGTTAGTAAACTATCTGCTTGGAAATCTGACAATGGTCTACTATTAGGCGGAGCTTACCGCAGTACCAAACGATGTTTCTGACGCCAGCTGCTTGAAACAAGCTGTACAGTGTCGGGATAGATGGGTAGAGAGTTTGAGCAGGGAGGTTGATAGAGCCACGAATCGTACCGCCCTTCGCCACACGTCAGCGATCAGAACGCAACGCCTCTATTTGGTTTCAACGGTGGAAAACGATAGCGTGGGGGCAACTAACCTCGCGGTCATTGCGGCGCAGGTCGACGGGAACGAAATTCTTTGGGCCGCTGCTGTCGGCACTTTGGATGGCACTCATCACTTCACTGGGCGTCATGCCGCCGTGGTTGGGGTTCTTCGGAGGCGGATAGATTGCGTGCCATGGCACTTCCGTTGAGTTAATGGTGGCAGGGGGGTTGCAAACTGCTACTTTGACCTGATGAGGCTTTGACTGAACCTTTTTGATTGGTTTTACGAGAGAAGAGATGGCCAAAATTGCCCGCATGCTTCAATCAATACCTGCTTCTTAGGAATCATCGATTCGTAGCTAAGAGTAGGCAGATACTAGCTAAGCGTGTATTTATAGACATGGTTAGGCGGGACATTGTACCATAGGAACCAAGACAGACCAAGCTTGCTCTTAGTCTTGGGGACCACCGCACTCTCTGGTCAGCGTTTTGTTTTCTGAAATGTCACCGTCTAATATTGATTGGCCAGAAACCACCAACCAATCATTCTTTTACCTTCCGTCATGCGCCAGGTTCTTTCTCAACTCTGACATAATTGTTTTAGCTACCCGCGTCCGTCGATTATTTGTAAGTGCCCCCCACCTGTCTTAGCGAAGAGCCCGAAAAAGCATGTCACTGTCCGCGTTTAGTTGGTTCATCTAGGTGGGCATGTGGATGGGAAGACTCACCATGAGAACACAGCCTGGCTAAATGGCGCCTAGTGCTGGGTATATAACCTGATCTGCATGCTCAACACTGGTTGCATTCCAGTCAACTCTTCTTCCACGGCACCATATTCAACGAAGCAAGACTGGCTCAAACAAACACCACTTGGTTTATGCACACCACTCCCCCAGACGCGATGCCAAAAGCACGACAAACACATTGTCCTACAGACCCTGACATAGCCGTCGCCACTAATGCCACCGTACCGACCGAGGATCAAGACCACAGTGATCCACTTGACAGGCCCAAAGATCAAAGCTCACAGGATGATCTTGAACAGGGGCTTGCACAGGCGGGAGGCGGAGAGAAACAGGTCGCCGAGCCCGCCATGCCCAGGCAATCGGCTGATGATAGAGGCTCTGCTTTCAAGGCTTTAGGCTGGCTTGACAGGCTCCTAGCTCTCTGGATCTTTCTCGCCATGGCCGTTGGCATCATTCTTGGCAATTTTGTCTCTGATATAGGTCCGGCTCTACAAAAAGGCAAATTCGCTGATGTGTCAATTCCTATCGGTATGCGCCCTAAAGTAGTTGTGAAGGATGGGATGCACCTTACTAACGATATATAGCCGTCGGTCTACTCGTCATGATGTACCCAATCCTTTGTAAGGTGCGCTTTGAGTCGTTGCACCAGGTTTTCGCACACCGCGAAATCTGGAGGCAAATCGCCTT encodes:
- a CDS encoding Putative cytochrome P450 gives rise to the protein MDVLKTNPFYLGGALVSIALAAYIYAGLTNPLSDVPGPWYTRFTTLPSTFKVITAHHPDWIHDLHAKYGPVVRYSPHEVDISDPQTCQRIHSVKTGFLKSPFYSLLITDSSSVFNEIRPEIHWKYKRLLSNPMSETGLKTFLPRIDSKVRLAIERIRDENKTRGAADIAKWFMFLSFDVIGDLAFGESFGNLESGKKNRSVNDFVSLGFVGGLRSMFPTIAKISLYLPIPVFKEATAIQYRTFDYAQGALNRHAKRVEETGSDPHPTVFSKLYNAGEEETWTPIEIRDNAQVFIVGGSDTTANSMIYLVWAVCKIPEIKAKLLKELDTLPDNYGYDELKELTYVNWIVNETLRLYTALPCGLPRLVPPGGAELAGQFVPGGFTVTTQAYSLHRDEHAFPDPYRFYPERWENTTQEMRDCTMPFGGGARSTFPCFAKFRVIYGSALTFLTACLGRHLARIELRLITARFFKAFPNATVSGIEGMCDKDMEPALHFLMVPSGHRCLIKLNE
- a CDS encoding Putative Rhodanese-like domain-containing protein, producing the protein MRAILAISSLVKPIKKVQSKPHQVKVAVCNPPATINSTEVPWHAIYPPPKNPNHGGMTPSEVMSAIQSADSSGPKNFVPVDLRRNDREGGTIRGSINLPAQTLYPSIPTLYSLFQAAGVRNIVWYCGSSQGRGTRAAGWFNDYLVDQKDDKMSSVVLLGGIKDWVAAGEEYISCVDVYDPAKWDRL